GAATATTAATTGAATAAGGGTTATTGATGATGAAAACAAAGTACATGAATCCCTATCTGGCAGGTGTCCTGTTGGGATTGGTGCTCCTCATGGCATTTTTCTTTTCAGGCCGAGGTCTGGGGGCAAGTGGTGCAGTGAAGAGCGTTGTGGTTACAGCCGTGGATGTGGTTGCTCCTGAGCATGCAGCCAACTCTGACTTTTACAGCAAATATGTTGGTGAGGGGAAATCACCCATGAAAGCCTGGTTGGTTTTCGAAATGATCGGGGTGTTAGTCGGTGGCTTCCTTTCCGGTGCCTTCTCGGGACGCCTCAAATGGAAAGTAGAGCATTTCCCGGGCATTACAGCAAATCGCCGACTCATCTTTGCCGGGATAGGCGGTATCCTGTTTGGCTTTGGTTCCCAATTGGGTCGTGGTTGTACCAGCGGATCTGCTTTAACAGGTATGGCAAGTTTATCTGTCGCAGGATTCGTCTCTATGATGGCAATATTTGGAACTGCCTTTGCCCTGGCATATTTCCTCAGAAAAAATTGGATATAGGAGTCTATCATGGGACCTCTCGTACCTCAAGAAATTATTGGCGCTGACTGGAATTTTTTCATCGCCTTTGTCATTGGAATCGGATTTGGTTTTGTTCTTGAACAGGCCGGATTCTCATCAAGCCGCAAATTGGCCGGTATATTTTACGGTTATGATACGGTTGTGCTTAAAGTGTTTTTTACAGGAGCCATTACAGCCATGCTGGGATTGCTTTTCTTTAGCCTCTTTGGCTGGATTGATCTTAATCTAATCTACGTAAACCCCACCTTTCTGGGAAGCGCTATTGTAGGTGGAATCATCATGGGAGCAGGGTTCATAATCGGTGGCTTTTGTCCCGGGACCAGTGTCTGCGCAGCGGCCATTGGCAAAATTGACGCCATGGTTTTCGTTGGCGGGATCTTTCTAGGTATATTCTTTTTTGCTGAAGGATATCCTTTACTTAAAGACTTTTACATGTCAGGCTCCATGGGACCATTAAAAGTATCTGATGTCCTGGGAATCTCTGGTGGCGTTATGGCTTTACTGGTTATCATAGCCGCTCTTGTCATGTTCAAATTAGGTGAACTGGCTGAAAAAAGATGGCCCAGAGAGGAGTATTAATATGAACATAAGAAATATCATATTTATCGGTTTAATTCTTCTAGGGGTTGTCATTGCCATGGTTCCCGAGAACACAACCAAACCATATAAGCTAACTGCTGAACAAATGCTGGTAGAAGTTCAGGGAGCCGCTGAGATGGTCACAGCAGATGAAGTCGCGCATTGGGTTATATCAAAAGATCCCAGTCTTCGCCTCATAGATGTCCGCACGCCAGATGAGTTCCAGAAATACCACCTGGAAGGAGCAATCAATATTCCAATCTCTGCCATCCTCAAGGATGAATATCGCGATTATGTAGATCAGGGAATCAAAATGAATGTACTCTATTCCAACGGAACTGTGGCATCTCATCAGGCCTGGATGATTTTACGCCAACTGGGTTTTGTGAACAATTATGTCATGCAAGGTGGGTTGAATTACTGGTTTGACACCATTATGAATCCACAAGAACCTGCTTCTACTTCACCAGATGAAGAGTTTGCAAAGTATGACTTTCGTAAGGCAGCGAGTGGTGTCTTCGGAGGCGGTGGCGATGCAACCCTGACCGCTCCTACCCAGACCACGGCAGAAAAGCCAAAGGTAATACGAAGAGAAAAGAAAAAAGCACCCGCCGGTGGTTGTTGAGCACTTCGGCTTCGCTCAGCACAGGCTCTGTCGAAACATGGTTGCAAAATAGTTAGGACGGGGTGGTAGACCTCAGTTTACCAATTACGACCAAGAGGCTGTCCTAAAAAGGGCGGCCTCTTTTTAAGATTTAAAATTTAAGATTTAAGAAGTTAAGAAACTTCGACATTCAAAAATTGTTATTCCTTGCCTGCCATGCAGAAGCCTAAAGGTCCTTTACCTAGCTTTAAAGCATCAAACAATATCATACCCAACGCCTTCCCTCTAGTCTGGCTGACAGAACAGATTCCCTAGCTTTGGATATCAGACATTTCCTGCTCCCATGTCTTGATCAGGTGAATTTTAGTTTTGGGATGGTTGTTGTTGTCAATAATCTGTGAAAATCTGTGAAAATCCGTGTGAATCCGTGGCTAAAAAAGAAAACTCCGTCCCAGGCTCTGAGACAGCCCTTTTTTATCCAATCACAATACCATAACTTCTAAAACACATATTGCCTTTCTCAATGATTCCTTCTACCTACATCGCGATGTGATCATGACACTCACAATAAAGGATTTATTCACCATGCGACTTTCGCCACCCCGATATATTGCAATTACTCTCGTTTTACTATGTTGCCAACTGGCCTATGGTCAAAACCAGGTCGAATTGATCACCGATAAATTTTTCCTCAAGGTGGAGGAAAACTCATTTTCCCAGAGCCAGAGAAGCAGTACCATGCAAATCATGGATATCCCCGGTGTGGCTGACATACTTTCTACTCAAAACACTCTTGATATTCTTCCTGCATTCACATCCTTTTCCATGGAAAACAATGACCCCTATGGTCTGGCAAGAATTTTTGTAATCAATATTTCAGACAATGAGGATGTACTGACTGTTATAAATGAATTAAATGCACTCGCTGATGTTGAATATGCAGAGCCCATGTATATCCGTGAGCTCTATGATACTCAATTCACACCCAATGATGTCTATTTCAGTCAATCCTGGCACCATCCTGTGGTCAGTACTCCAGATGCCTGGGACATTCAAACAGGCAGCGACACAGTGGTTATTGCCATTATTGACACTGGAGTAGATACGGATCACCCCGATCTTGTCAGCAATTTATGGAACAATCCTGGAGAGATAGCCGACAATTCCATTGATGATGATCTCAATGGCAAAGTTGATGATATTTATGGCTGGGACTTCACCCAGGGAGATGCAGATGTGAGCCATGAATGGGGCTGGCATCCCTACAATGCTGAGGATCATGGAACGCATTGCGCGGGTATTGCTGCAGGCGTTACCAATAATCTGATTGGTATTGCAGGTGCATCTCAAAACTCCAAGATCATGACCTGTAAAATTTTTCCCTATGTTTCAGACGTAGCCGCTGCAAATGCAATTATTTACGCAGCAGACAATGGAGCCCATGTTATCAGTAATAGCTGGGGTGGTGGAAGTGCTTCAGCAACCATAGGTAGCGCCATTCTCCATGCTCGCAACACCATGGGGAGTATTGTCCTTTTTGCCTCCGGCAATGATGGTAGTTCTAGCCCCCATTATCCCGGGGCAAGTGCAGGTGCCTTGTGTGTTGGAGCCACAAACAGCTCGGATGGTCGAGCCAGTTTTTCAAATTATGGATCCTGGGTAGATGTGTGTGCGCCTGGTACCAATATCTGGAGTTGCACTGATCCTGGTAATCCAGCTCATAATAGTCAGTATCAAGCCTGGGATGGCACCTCCATGGCAACACCCCTGGCAGCCGGCATCGCCGCCCTCATAAAATCTCAATTCCCCTCTATTACGGTGGATGCATTGGAGGCACGCCTCATGGACGGTGATGATG
This is a stretch of genomic DNA from Candidatus Neomarinimicrobiota bacterium. It encodes these proteins:
- a CDS encoding YeeE/YedE family protein, whose protein sequence is MMKTKYMNPYLAGVLLGLVLLMAFFFSGRGLGASGAVKSVVVTAVDVVAPEHAANSDFYSKYVGEGKSPMKAWLVFEMIGVLVGGFLSGAFSGRLKWKVEHFPGITANRRLIFAGIGGILFGFGSQLGRGCTSGSALTGMASLSVAGFVSMMAIFGTAFALAYFLRKNWI
- a CDS encoding YeeE/YedE family protein, translating into MGPLVPQEIIGADWNFFIAFVIGIGFGFVLEQAGFSSSRKLAGIFYGYDTVVLKVFFTGAITAMLGLLFFSLFGWIDLNLIYVNPTFLGSAIVGGIIMGAGFIIGGFCPGTSVCAAAIGKIDAMVFVGGIFLGIFFFAEGYPLLKDFYMSGSMGPLKVSDVLGISGGVMALLVIIAALVMFKLGELAEKRWPREEY
- a CDS encoding rhodanese-like domain-containing protein; this encodes MNIRNIIFIGLILLGVVIAMVPENTTKPYKLTAEQMLVEVQGAAEMVTADEVAHWVISKDPSLRLIDVRTPDEFQKYHLEGAINIPISAILKDEYRDYVDQGIKMNVLYSNGTVASHQAWMILRQLGFVNNYVMQGGLNYWFDTIMNPQEPASTSPDEEFAKYDFRKAASGVFGGGGDATLTAPTQTTAEKPKVIRREKKKAPAGGC
- a CDS encoding S8 family serine peptidase — encoded protein: MRLSPPRYIAITLVLLCCQLAYGQNQVELITDKFFLKVEENSFSQSQRSSTMQIMDIPGVADILSTQNTLDILPAFTSFSMENNDPYGLARIFVINISDNEDVLTVINELNALADVEYAEPMYIRELYDTQFTPNDVYFSQSWHHPVVSTPDAWDIQTGSDTVVIAIIDTGVDTDHPDLVSNLWNNPGEIADNSIDDDLNGKVDDIYGWDFTQGDADVSHEWGWHPYNAEDHGTHCAGIAAGVTNNLIGIAGASQNSKIMTCKIFPYVSDVAAANAIIYAADNGAHVISNSWGGGSASATIGSAILHARNTMGSIVLFASGNDGSSSPHYPGASAGALCVGATNSSDGRASFSNYGSWVDVCAPGTNIWSCTDPGNPAHNSQYQAWDGTSMATPLAAGIAALIKSQFPSITVDALEARLMDGDDVGNLQMGLRVNALKALTSFNVSHTALTNIIDPTDPISVYVETFAEAGSSLSLTLNYSISGSEYSSLEMTEASPNNWSSEIPAPEIGSIVEYYIHAIDGDDNNVYHPLTAPEIPHFFLVGPSGLFPTLIYEDAETEQGWSLGIPSDNATAGIWIRDEPIGTWDGLDPVQPDEDHSPTGSICFVTGNAAFDGTNTGAGDVDGGRTTLESPVYPIPPGISPVISYWRWYTNDHGDTPGQDNWEVQIRDQNNIWVTLEQTTQSDNSWSEYQFLAKHIFEQPNQLQLRFIAEDLPGGSVVEAAVDDLHIFYTGEVSFIPGDVNFDTQINIQDLVLIVAHILGNSTLQGNAAFAADFNLDATVNIQDVVTLVSAILGD